The following coding sequences lie in one Sinorhizobium fredii USDA 257 genomic window:
- the ytfR gene encoding galactofuranose ABC transporter, ATP-binding protein YtfR, whose product MQTSNDNILSAVRIEKGFPGTKALDKVDFHLRRGEVHALLGENGAGKSTLIKCLTGAYRRDGGSILLDGAEVDPRDTFEAQRLGIGTVYQEVNLLPNLTVAENLFLGRQPRRFGMVDTRTMNRKARELLAEYELDLDVTRDLATYSVAIQQVVAIARAVDLSGKVLILDEPTASLDAHEVAMLFRIVRRLKARGLGIIFITHFLEQVYEISDRITVLRNGQLVGTRDTSDLNRRDLIAMMIGRELAAEIHSARATTAEGRLRYRFRNYGRRGRINPFDLDVRAGEVVGIAGLLGSGRTETAEVLFGAHRADSGTAEIDGQTIDLSSPRAAIRRKFGFCPEDRKTAGIVGDLSVRENIVLALQARRGWTRPLSRAEQNRLADHYIRALDIRTADREKPIKLLSGGNQQKAILARWLATEPEFLILDEPTRGIDVGAHAEIVRLIENLREKGLSLIVISSEIEELVSYSTRVVVLRDRSHVAELGGDRITAHQIVEAIAAANEREAS is encoded by the coding sequence ATGCAGACCAGCAACGACAATATCCTTTCGGCCGTCCGGATCGAGAAGGGGTTTCCCGGAACGAAGGCTCTCGACAAGGTCGATTTTCACCTGCGGCGCGGCGAGGTGCATGCGCTGCTCGGGGAAAACGGCGCCGGCAAATCCACGCTCATCAAGTGCCTGACCGGCGCCTATCGGCGAGACGGTGGCAGCATCCTGCTCGACGGCGCAGAAGTCGATCCGCGCGACACCTTCGAGGCCCAGAGGCTGGGCATCGGGACCGTCTATCAGGAGGTCAACCTCCTGCCGAACCTTACGGTCGCCGAAAATCTCTTCCTCGGACGCCAGCCGCGCCGCTTCGGCATGGTCGATACGCGGACCATGAACCGCAAGGCCCGCGAACTGCTCGCCGAATACGAACTCGATCTCGATGTGACGCGGGATCTCGCGACCTATTCGGTGGCAATCCAGCAGGTCGTGGCGATCGCCCGCGCCGTCGATCTCTCCGGCAAGGTGCTGATCCTCGACGAGCCGACTGCAAGCCTTGACGCGCACGAAGTTGCAATGCTCTTCCGCATCGTCCGGCGTCTCAAGGCCCGCGGGCTCGGCATCATCTTCATCACCCACTTCCTCGAGCAGGTCTACGAGATTTCCGACCGCATCACCGTATTGCGCAACGGTCAGCTCGTCGGCACGCGCGACACGTCCGACCTCAACCGGCGCGACCTGATCGCCATGATGATCGGTCGCGAGCTCGCGGCCGAGATCCATTCCGCTCGCGCAACCACTGCCGAAGGCCGGCTGCGCTACCGCTTCAGGAATTACGGCCGCCGCGGCCGCATCAATCCATTCGATCTCGACGTTCGGGCCGGCGAGGTCGTCGGCATCGCCGGCCTGCTCGGCTCGGGACGCACGGAAACGGCCGAGGTGCTTTTCGGCGCCCACCGCGCCGACAGCGGCACTGCGGAGATCGACGGCCAAACGATCGATCTGTCGTCGCCGCGGGCGGCCATCCGCCGGAAATTCGGCTTTTGTCCGGAGGACCGCAAGACGGCCGGTATCGTCGGCGACCTGTCGGTCCGCGAAAACATTGTGCTCGCCTTGCAAGCGAGACGCGGCTGGACGCGGCCGCTCTCGCGCGCCGAGCAGAACCGGCTGGCAGACCACTATATTCGCGCGCTCGACATCCGAACTGCCGACCGCGAGAAGCCGATCAAGCTGCTCTCCGGCGGCAACCAGCAGAAGGCCATCCTCGCCCGCTGGCTTGCGACCGAACCCGAATTCCTGATCCTCGACGAGCCGACGCGCGGCATCGACGTCGGCGCGCATGCCGAGATCGTCAGGCTGATCGAGAACCTGCGCGAGAAGGGCCTGTCGCTGATCGTCATCTCATCCGAAATCGAGGAGCTGGTCTCCTACAGCACCCGGGTCGTCGTGTTGCGCGACCGCAGCCATGTCGCCGAACTCGGCGGAGACCGTATTACCGCGCATCAGATCGTCGAAGCGATTGCCGCGGCCAACGAGCGGGAGGCATCGTGA
- a CDS encoding ABC transporter permease — translation MTSTVRTYLTRLLPQLIALAIILAAISIIFPGFLNLQIQNDRLYGSLIDILNRGAPVVLVAIGMTVVIATKGIDLSVGAVMAICGAVSASLITSGHSLAETLLVTLAVGILCGIWNGILVAVLDIQPIIATLVLMVAGRGIAQLITEGAILTFNDPGLIYIGSGSFAWLPMPVIIWLVFGVLVALVVRKTALGMLVEAVGVNRQASTLSGVLTPVLLVAAYVLSGLCAAIAGVIAAADIKGADANNAGLWLELDAILAVVVGGTSLLGGRFSIAASVLGAIIIQSINTGILLSGFPPEFNLIIKAAIIVFILVLQSPRFRAAFTFVSIPRAAGKPTEREAK, via the coding sequence GTGACATCGACCGTCCGGACCTATCTTACCCGGCTGCTGCCGCAGCTGATTGCGCTGGCGATCATTCTCGCTGCGATTTCAATAATTTTCCCCGGTTTCCTCAACCTTCAAATTCAGAACGACCGACTGTACGGCAGCCTGATCGATATCCTCAACCGCGGCGCTCCCGTCGTATTGGTGGCGATCGGCATGACGGTCGTCATCGCCACCAAGGGCATCGACCTCTCGGTCGGGGCGGTCATGGCGATCTGCGGAGCGGTGTCCGCCTCGCTGATCACCTCCGGCCATTCACTTGCCGAGACGCTGCTCGTCACGCTTGCCGTCGGCATTCTTTGCGGCATCTGGAACGGCATACTGGTCGCCGTCCTCGATATCCAGCCGATCATCGCGACGCTGGTGCTGATGGTCGCCGGCCGCGGCATCGCCCAGCTCATCACCGAGGGCGCCATCCTCACCTTCAACGATCCCGGCCTCATCTACATCGGCAGCGGTTCCTTCGCTTGGCTGCCGATGCCGGTCATCATCTGGCTGGTCTTCGGGGTCCTGGTCGCGCTCGTCGTCCGGAAGACGGCACTCGGAATGCTGGTCGAGGCGGTGGGCGTCAACAGGCAGGCGAGCACGCTTTCGGGCGTCCTCACGCCGGTGCTGCTTGTCGCCGCCTATGTTCTTTCCGGCCTGTGCGCGGCAATCGCCGGGGTTATCGCCGCCGCCGACATCAAGGGTGCCGACGCCAACAATGCCGGGCTCTGGCTGGAGCTCGATGCAATCCTCGCGGTCGTGGTCGGTGGCACATCGCTGCTCGGCGGACGCTTCAGCATCGCCGCCTCGGTGCTCGGCGCCATCATCATCCAGTCGATCAACACCGGCATTCTGCTTTCGGGATTCCCGCCGGAATTCAACCTGATCATCAAGGCGGCAATCATCGTCTTCATCCTTGTGCTCCAGTCGCCGCGTTTCCGCGCCGCCTTCACATTCGTGAGCATTCCCCGCGCCGCCGGCAAACCGACCGAGCGAGAAGCAAAATGA
- the yjfF gene encoding galactofuranose ABC transporter, permease protein YjfF → MKQKYLPLTATILIFLLSYALCVAQYPNMLSTRVIGNLLTDNAFLGIAAVGMTFVILSGGIDLSIGSVIAFTGVFLAVVLEHTSMHPLAAFVLVLAITTLFGALMGAIIHYLEMPAFIVTLAGMFLARGMAFVLSIDSIPIKHPFYATLKGLYYKLPGGGRITVIGGLMLLIFAAGILIAHRTRFGTNVYALGGGTATAKLMGVPVARTTVSIYALSGLLAGLSGIVFSLYTSAGYSLAAVGVELDAITAVVIGGTLLTGGSGFVAGTLVGIFIQGLIQTYITFDGTLSSWWTKILIGLLLFAFILLQKGIIRLSRPERQHA, encoded by the coding sequence ATGAAGCAGAAATATCTTCCGCTTACGGCAACGATCTTGATCTTCCTTCTGAGCTACGCCCTCTGCGTCGCGCAGTACCCGAACATGCTTTCGACGCGGGTGATCGGCAACCTCCTGACCGACAACGCCTTCCTGGGCATTGCCGCCGTCGGTATGACCTTCGTCATTCTTTCGGGCGGCATCGACCTCTCAATCGGTTCCGTCATCGCCTTCACCGGGGTCTTCTTGGCGGTGGTTCTGGAACACACCAGCATGCATCCGCTTGCGGCCTTCGTTTTGGTGCTCGCGATCACGACACTCTTCGGAGCATTGATGGGGGCGATCATCCATTATCTCGAAATGCCGGCCTTCATCGTCACGCTTGCCGGCATGTTCCTCGCCCGCGGCATGGCCTTCGTGCTGTCGATCGATTCCATCCCGATCAAGCATCCGTTCTATGCGACGCTGAAAGGCCTCTATTACAAGCTGCCGGGCGGAGGGCGGATCACCGTCATCGGCGGTTTGATGCTGCTCATCTTCGCCGCTGGCATTCTCATCGCCCACCGGACCCGTTTCGGCACGAATGTCTACGCGCTTGGCGGCGGCACTGCGACGGCGAAACTCATGGGCGTGCCGGTCGCCAGGACGACGGTCAGCATCTACGCGCTTTCGGGACTGCTTGCGGGTCTCTCCGGCATCGTCTTCTCGCTCTATACGTCGGCTGGCTATTCTCTTGCGGCCGTCGGCGTCGAACTCGATGCAATCACCGCGGTTGTCATCGGCGGAACGCTTTTGACCGGCGGGTCCGGCTTCGTCGCCGGGACATTGGTCGGCATCTTCATCCAGGGCCTCATCCAAACCTACATAACCTTTGACGGCACGCTTTCGAGTTGGTGGACCAAGATCCTGATCGGCCTGCTTCTCTTTGCCTTCATCCTTCTGCAGAAGGGGATCATCCGCCTGTCCCGCCCAGAACGGCAGCACGCATGA
- a CDS encoding FadR/GntR family transcriptional regulator, protein MPSSGFGNQPGKRTSHRLVVDELGQAMVSGQFAVGETLPGDTDLAARFNVSRTVLREAMKTLAAKGLVVARARIGTRVMPRANWNLFDGDVLTWHFNSGVDEEFLRHVSEVRLALEPYAASLAARRATDADIAWMMRLAVAMADAGHSGQTLAKADLDFHLRLLEASLNPFMRSVGSLIEAALVGVFRLTSPSADDSEIDRVAMAHIRIVEEIGRRNEQGARSAMEHVIRVGQERLILNLRARESSS, encoded by the coding sequence ATGCCGTCGTCGGGTTTCGGCAATCAGCCGGGCAAGAGGACCAGCCACCGGCTCGTCGTCGACGAGCTTGGCCAGGCGATGGTCTCCGGCCAGTTTGCCGTCGGCGAGACGCTTCCCGGCGACACCGACTTAGCCGCGCGCTTCAACGTCTCCCGCACGGTCCTGCGAGAGGCAATGAAGACGCTCGCCGCCAAGGGCCTTGTCGTGGCGCGGGCGCGGATCGGCACGCGCGTCATGCCGCGGGCCAACTGGAACCTGTTCGACGGCGATGTGCTCACCTGGCATTTCAATTCCGGCGTCGACGAGGAATTCCTGCGCCATGTCAGCGAAGTGCGCCTCGCGCTCGAGCCCTATGCCGCAAGCCTTGCCGCCCGCCGCGCGACAGATGCGGATATTGCCTGGATGATGCGGCTTGCCGTAGCCATGGCAGACGCCGGTCACAGCGGCCAGACTCTCGCGAAAGCCGACCTCGATTTTCACCTGCGCCTGCTGGAGGCCTCGCTCAATCCGTTCATGCGGTCTGTCGGCAGCTTGATCGAGGCCGCGCTTGTCGGCGTCTTCAGGCTCACCAGCCCGTCGGCGGATGACAGCGAAATCGACCGGGTCGCCATGGCACATATCCGCATCGTCGAGGAGATCGGCCGCCGCAACGAGCAAGGCGCGCGCAGCGCCATGGAACACGTTATCCGGGTCGGACAGGAACGGCTGATCTTGAATCTGAGGGCGCGAGAGTCGTCCTCATAA
- a CDS encoding ABC transporter ATP-binding protein: MTLQIELNGVNKYYGAFHALKDINLAIEEGTFVALVGPSGCGKSTLLRSLAGLEKISAGEMKIAGALMNNVPPRKRDVAMVFQSYALYPHMTVEENLTYSLRIRGVKKAEARKAAEEVAATTGLSHLMKRYPRELSGGQRQRVAMSRAIIRHPKAFLFDEPLSNLDAALRVHMRKEIRALHDRLRATSVYVTHDQIEAMTMADHVVVMRDGVIEQQGRPLDLYDKPANRFVAGFIGSPAMNFIPAVVGEGGADVILDFDRTRARLALATRLPPGLAVTVGIRPEHVRIVAAGEGAFDIPVGVVESTGSATYVTSATQPELTVVETGRGEVKSGDVIGLAIDPKQLHLFDAATGNRIEAERAPVFAALPTRARRPSLQSL, from the coding sequence ATGACCCTTCAGATCGAGCTCAACGGCGTCAACAAATACTATGGTGCGTTCCACGCGCTGAAGGACATCAACCTCGCGATTGAAGAAGGGACCTTCGTCGCCCTCGTCGGTCCCTCCGGCTGCGGCAAGTCCACGCTGCTTCGCTCGCTCGCGGGCCTCGAGAAGATCAGCGCCGGCGAGATGAAGATTGCCGGTGCCCTGATGAACAATGTCCCGCCGCGCAAGCGGGATGTCGCGATGGTCTTCCAGTCCTACGCGCTTTACCCGCATATGACCGTCGAGGAGAACCTCACCTACAGCCTGCGCATCCGCGGCGTGAAGAAGGCGGAGGCGCGCAAGGCTGCCGAAGAAGTGGCCGCGACCACAGGCCTCTCGCATCTGATGAAACGCTATCCGCGCGAACTGTCCGGCGGCCAGCGCCAGCGGGTGGCGATGAGCCGCGCCATTATCCGCCATCCGAAGGCCTTCCTGTTCGACGAGCCGCTTTCGAATCTCGACGCCGCACTTCGCGTGCACATGCGCAAGGAGATCCGGGCGCTACACGATCGGCTGCGCGCCACTTCGGTCTATGTGACGCACGACCAGATCGAGGCGATGACCATGGCCGACCACGTCGTCGTCATGCGCGACGGCGTCATCGAGCAACAGGGACGGCCGCTCGACCTCTATGACAAACCTGCCAACAGGTTCGTCGCAGGCTTCATCGGTTCGCCGGCAATGAATTTCATCCCGGCTGTCGTCGGTGAGGGAGGGGCAGACGTGATCCTCGATTTTGACAGGACGCGGGCCAGGCTGGCGCTTGCCACTCGTCTGCCGCCCGGTCTCGCCGTCACGGTCGGCATCCGCCCGGAGCATGTGAGGATCGTCGCCGCCGGCGAGGGGGCTTTCGATATCCCCGTCGGCGTCGTCGAGTCGACCGGCTCTGCCACTTACGTCACCTCGGCGACGCAGCCTGAACTGACCGTGGTCGAGACCGGACGCGGCGAGGTGAAAAGCGGCGACGTCATCGGCCTTGCGATCGATCCGAAGCAACTGCATTTGTTCGATGCGGCGACGGGGAATCGGATCGAGGCGGAAAGGGCGCCGGTCTTCGCGGCCTTGCCGACACGGGCGCGGCGACCAAGCCTGCAGAGTTTATGA
- a CDS encoding carbohydrate ABC transporter permease: MSDTFRNRLMFAVALVLAAIYLFPLYWMYITALKTGSAMFATPPKFLPSEPQWGIYEYVWQSRNMGRYLWNSLVIASGAVSLIAVLGVGCAYALARYRNVWVDVGLFLILMLQVLPASLMVTPIFVGFSQFGLLDTPRFAVILAIAAKSMPFFVVLVRATFMSVPMELEEAALVDGNSRIGAFFNIVLPLARNGILVSAILIFMQAFGEFVYSKSMIQAVELQPASVGLNSFMGPNTNEWNNIMAYATIYVTPVLAAFVLLQRRIVSGLTSGALK; this comes from the coding sequence ATGAGTGACACCTTCCGCAATCGGCTGATGTTCGCCGTCGCGCTCGTGCTCGCGGCCATCTACCTGTTCCCGCTCTACTGGATGTACATCACCGCGCTGAAGACCGGATCGGCGATGTTCGCGACACCACCGAAGTTCTTGCCGAGCGAACCGCAATGGGGAATCTACGAATACGTCTGGCAAAGCCGCAACATGGGACGCTATCTCTGGAACTCGCTGGTCATCGCCTCCGGCGCCGTCTCGCTCATCGCGGTGCTCGGCGTCGGCTGCGCCTATGCACTGGCGCGCTACCGCAATGTCTGGGTAGATGTCGGGCTGTTCCTGATCCTGATGCTTCAGGTGCTGCCCGCCTCGCTGATGGTGACTCCGATCTTCGTCGGCTTCTCGCAATTCGGCCTGCTCGACACGCCTCGGTTCGCCGTCATCCTGGCGATCGCCGCAAAGAGCATGCCCTTCTTCGTCGTGCTCGTCAGGGCGACCTTCATGAGTGTCCCGATGGAGCTCGAAGAGGCGGCCCTCGTCGACGGCAATTCGCGCATCGGCGCCTTCTTCAATATTGTCCTGCCACTTGCGAGAAACGGCATCCTGGTCAGCGCCATCCTGATCTTCATGCAGGCATTTGGCGAATTCGTCTATTCGAAATCGATGATCCAGGCGGTCGAGTTGCAGCCCGCAAGCGTCGGCCTCAACTCCTTCATGGGGCCGAACACCAATGAATGGAACAACATCATGGCTTACGCGACGATCTACGTGACGCCCGTTCTCGCAGCCTTCGTCCTCTTGCAGCGCCGCATCGTTTCCGGCCTCACATCGGGAGCCCTCAAATGA
- a CDS encoding carbohydrate ABC transporter permease — protein MKRILASVTDGKGFDIGLVLLPLAFLFIMSGLPLVYNVVMSLQEVDMFSLGSFSRPFVGLKNYVDLFSQPETRPILLNTALFVGASIAGQFVIGFGLALFFWMNFPGASWLRGLFLVSWVMPGLVVGAIWNWILSGDFGVLNFFLREIGVTDGNIFWRSDPNYSLWAVIIANIWLGTSFNMILLSVGLSGIPKDLFEAAELDGANALQRFWTITLPMMRSTIGAIIALGLIFTLQQFDLFAAITSGGPNNSSNVTQYWAWDLSFRQYDFAKGATISVIMIVFVMLASVVYVRSTRHEVRG, from the coding sequence ATGAAGAGAATTCTAGCCAGCGTGACGGACGGCAAAGGTTTCGACATCGGTCTCGTCCTGTTGCCGCTCGCCTTCCTGTTCATCATGTCCGGGCTGCCGCTCGTCTACAACGTGGTGATGAGCCTCCAGGAGGTCGACATGTTCAGCCTCGGCAGCTTCTCGCGGCCGTTCGTCGGCTTGAAGAATTATGTAGACCTCTTCTCGCAGCCCGAAACCCGCCCAATTCTCCTTAATACGGCGCTTTTCGTCGGCGCCTCGATTGCCGGCCAATTCGTCATCGGCTTCGGCCTTGCCCTGTTCTTCTGGATGAATTTTCCGGGCGCTTCCTGGCTGCGCGGCCTCTTTCTCGTCTCCTGGGTGATGCCGGGCCTCGTTGTTGGCGCGATCTGGAACTGGATCCTCTCCGGCGATTTCGGGGTCCTCAACTTCTTCCTGCGGGAAATCGGTGTCACCGACGGCAATATCTTCTGGCGCTCCGATCCGAACTATTCGCTCTGGGCGGTAATTATCGCCAATATCTGGCTCGGTACCTCGTTCAACATGATCCTGCTTTCGGTCGGGCTTTCGGGCATACCGAAGGATCTCTTCGAGGCGGCGGAGCTCGATGGAGCCAACGCGCTGCAACGTTTCTGGACGATTACCTTGCCGATGATGCGCTCGACGATCGGCGCGATCATCGCGCTCGGCCTGATCTTTACCCTGCAGCAGTTCGACCTGTTCGCCGCGATCACCTCCGGCGGACCGAACAACTCGTCCAACGTTACGCAATATTGGGCCTGGGACCTCTCCTTCCGCCAATATGATTTCGCTAAGGGCGCAACGATCTCGGTGATCATGATCGTCTTCGTGATGCTCGCTTCCGTCGTCTATGTGCGCTCCACCCGCCACGAGGTCCGAGGATGA
- a CDS encoding ABC transporter substrate-binding protein, translating into MGISRYAMLGAFALASLSLPAFSASAEDVTISVWSLDRDIQPAPNLINDFNKLNTGIKVEYRQIQFDDVVSEAMRAYSTGQAPDIIAVDNPEHALFSSRGAFLDLTDMISKSSVVKPENYFPGPLASVTWDGKYYGIPKATNTIALYYNKDLFKAKGLDPNKPPQTWDELVEAARKLTDPAANVYGLAFSAKANEEGTFQFLPWAQMAGGSYDHINSEGAVKALDIWKTILDEKLASPDSLTRGQWDSTGTFNSGNAAMAISGPWELDRMLKEAKFDWGVALLPVPQAGAERSSAMGDFNWAIFSNTENPQEAFKVLEYFVSQDDRMFKDFGQLPARSDISIPPAGVPLKDAALKVFVEQLKYAKPRGPHPEWPKISKAIQDAIQAALTGQMSSKEALDQAAEKIKAVLG; encoded by the coding sequence ATGGGTATCAGCAGATATGCAATGCTGGGCGCATTCGCCCTTGCCAGCCTTTCGTTGCCGGCTTTTTCCGCAAGCGCGGAAGACGTGACGATCAGTGTCTGGTCGCTCGACAGAGATATTCAGCCAGCGCCGAACTTGATCAACGATTTCAACAAGCTCAACACAGGAATTAAAGTCGAATATCGGCAGATACAGTTCGACGACGTGGTCAGCGAGGCGATGCGCGCCTATTCGACCGGCCAAGCACCGGACATCATCGCCGTAGACAATCCGGAGCACGCGCTGTTTTCCTCGCGCGGCGCCTTTCTCGACCTCACCGACATGATTTCGAAATCCTCGGTGGTGAAGCCGGAGAACTACTTTCCCGGACCGCTCGCCTCCGTGACGTGGGACGGCAAATATTACGGCATCCCGAAGGCGACAAATACCATCGCCCTGTACTACAACAAGGACCTGTTCAAGGCGAAGGGTCTTGATCCCAACAAGCCGCCGCAGACCTGGGACGAACTCGTCGAGGCGGCGCGCAAGCTGACGGACCCGGCCGCGAATGTCTACGGTCTCGCTTTTTCGGCCAAGGCGAACGAGGAGGGCACCTTCCAGTTCCTGCCCTGGGCGCAGATGGCGGGTGGCAGCTACGACCACATCAATTCCGAAGGTGCGGTCAAGGCGCTCGACATCTGGAAGACGATCCTCGACGAGAAGCTCGCCTCGCCGGATTCGCTGACGCGCGGCCAATGGGATTCGACCGGTACCTTCAATTCCGGCAATGCCGCAATGGCGATCTCCGGTCCCTGGGAACTCGATCGCATGCTCAAGGAGGCGAAGTTCGATTGGGGTGTCGCCTTGCTCCCCGTGCCGCAAGCGGGCGCGGAACGCTCCTCGGCGATGGGGGATTTCAACTGGGCGATCTTCTCGAACACCGAGAACCCGCAGGAGGCCTTCAAGGTGCTGGAATATTTCGTCTCGCAGGACGACCGGATGTTCAAGGATTTCGGCCAGTTGCCGGCCCGCTCCGACATCTCCATCCCGCCGGCCGGCGTGCCGTTGAAGGATGCCGCTCTCAAGGTCTTCGTGGAGCAGCTGAAATATGCCAAGCCCCGCGGCCCGCATCCGGAATGGCCGAAGATTTCGAAAGCGATCCAGGACGCTATTCAGGCGGCCCTGACCGGCCAGATGAGTTCCAAGGAAGCGCTGGATCAGGCGGCCGAGAAGATCAAGGCGGTCCTAGGCTGA
- a CDS encoding sugar phosphate isomerase/epimerase family protein → MSNPAKSIRIGTMVSATKGEAAKRIAEIADLGFESFEPFFWQTTNGQNLAELGKRCREAIGGRDITISTLGMFGNPLEETDIDLQTLQGWKDCIDNAHHFGATCVAGFTGRIRNRPLTDSLPRYRKVWRELAARAADKGVKIAFENCAMDGNWATGDWNIAHNPDAWELIFNETPDDHIGLEWEPCHQMVYLIDPLPQIRKWADKIFHVHGKDATIRWDVIREHGIFGKEKFVFMRTPGFGDSNWTDIISELRLAGWSGSIDIEGWHDPVYRDALEMTGQVHALNYLKTCRGGDFVVDPA, encoded by the coding sequence ATGAGCAATCCCGCCAAGTCCATCCGCATCGGCACAATGGTCAGCGCCACCAAGGGCGAGGCGGCGAAACGCATCGCCGAGATCGCCGACCTGGGCTTCGAAAGCTTCGAGCCGTTCTTCTGGCAGACCACCAACGGGCAGAACCTTGCCGAACTCGGCAAGCGCTGCCGCGAGGCGATCGGCGGCCGTGACATCACCATCTCAACCCTCGGCATGTTCGGCAATCCGCTCGAGGAGACCGATATCGACCTGCAGACGCTTCAGGGCTGGAAGGACTGCATCGACAATGCCCACCATTTCGGCGCGACCTGTGTCGCGGGCTTTACCGGCCGCATCCGCAACCGGCCGCTTACCGACAGCCTGCCGCGTTACCGCAAGGTCTGGCGAGAGCTCGCCGCGCGTGCCGCCGACAAGGGCGTGAAGATCGCCTTCGAGAACTGCGCCATGGACGGCAACTGGGCGACTGGCGACTGGAACATCGCCCACAATCCCGACGCCTGGGAGCTGATCTTCAACGAGACGCCGGACGATCACATCGGGCTCGAGTGGGAGCCGTGCCACCAGATGGTCTATCTCATCGATCCGCTGCCGCAGATCCGCAAATGGGCAGACAAGATTTTCCACGTGCACGGCAAGGACGCGACGATCCGCTGGGACGTCATCCGCGAGCACGGCATCTTCGGCAAGGAGAAATTCGTCTTCATGCGCACGCCGGGTTTCGGCGACAGCAACTGGACCGACATCATTTCCGAGCTGAGGCTCGCCGGCTGGTCCGGCTCGATCGACATCGAAGGCTGGCACGATCCGGTCTATCGCGACGCGCTCGAAATGACCGGCCAGGTGCATGCGCTCAACTATCTGAAGACCTGCCGGGGAGGTGACTTCGTCGTCGACCCTGCTTGA
- a CDS encoding Gfo/Idh/MocA family protein: protein MARGWVKAIAADPDLQAAIAIVGLVDVKPEVALALAAEFDLGKVVIGSDLDAVLAETTPDILFDIVVPAARRNVVATGFRHGCHVLSEKPMAASLDAGRELIRLADEAGRLHAVVQNRRFISGVRRIRRFVEEGGLGELTGIHCDFFVGAHFGGFREEMDNVLLLDMAIHTFDAARFIADKKPLAVYCHEENPRGSWYRHGAAATAIFELSDSVTFTYRGSWCAEGANTSWESAWRITGTRGTLLWDGAESFRANTVADGDGLLREPVPLEIPEPADPRQTHGHASVIADFVAAIRSGQKPETASDDNINSLAMVFAAIESARTRQRVTI from the coding sequence ATGGCCAGAGGGTGGGTGAAGGCGATCGCCGCGGACCCCGACCTTCAGGCGGCGATCGCGATCGTTGGCCTTGTCGACGTGAAGCCGGAGGTCGCCCTCGCGCTAGCTGCCGAGTTCGACCTCGGGAAAGTCGTTATCGGATCCGATCTCGACGCGGTGCTTGCCGAAACGACGCCCGACATTCTTTTCGACATTGTCGTACCGGCCGCCCGTCGTAACGTGGTCGCCACCGGGTTCAGGCATGGCTGCCACGTGCTCAGCGAAAAGCCGATGGCCGCTTCGCTCGATGCCGGCCGGGAGTTGATCCGCCTCGCCGACGAGGCGGGCAGGTTGCACGCGGTGGTGCAGAACCGCCGCTTCATTTCCGGCGTCCGGCGCATCCGCCGTTTCGTGGAAGAGGGTGGGCTCGGGGAACTGACCGGCATTCATTGCGACTTCTTCGTCGGTGCGCATTTCGGCGGCTTCCGCGAAGAGATGGACAATGTGCTGCTTCTGGATATGGCGATCCACACCTTCGATGCCGCCCGCTTCATCGCCGACAAGAAGCCGCTCGCCGTCTATTGCCATGAGGAGAACCCGCGCGGCTCCTGGTATCGGCACGGCGCAGCCGCGACCGCTATCTTCGAGCTCTCGGATAGCGTCACGTTCACCTATCGCGGCTCCTGGTGCGCCGAGGGCGCCAATACGAGCTGGGAGAGCGCGTGGCGTATCACCGGAACGCGAGGCACCCTGCTTTGGGACGGCGCTGAAAGCTTTCGTGCCAATACGGTCGCCGATGGCGACGGCCTGCTGCGCGAACCGGTTCCGCTCGAAATTCCGGAGCCCGCCGACCCGCGGCAAACGCACGGCCACGCCAGCGTCATTGCCGATTTTGTCGCGGCTATCCGCAGCGGGCAGAAGCCGGAGACGGCGAGCGACGACAATATCAACAGCCTTGCCATGGTGTTCGCGGCGATCGAGAGCGCCCGTACCCGGCAACGCGTGACAATCTGA